The region ATCAGCGAGCGCGGCGTGGCCAGGCCGCCTTACGAGCGCTCGCTGCAGGAGCTTGCGAGACCAGCGGCAGCGCTCGCCGACGCTCACCCGTGGCGCTGAAAATTGCATTGCCGATTGCGGGAGCAACGCCGACGATGGGAGTTTCCCCCGCACCTGCCGATGGCTGGTCTTTGCGGTCCAGCAGCACGACTTCAATCGGAGGCACATCAACAAATCGCGGCACGCGGTACTCGCGCATGCTTCCGTTCGTGATACGGCCATTGGAAAATTCAATCGCTTCAAACAGCGCGCCGCCCAAGCCTTGAATCACAGCGCCTTCGATCTGATTTTTCAGACCATCAGGATTGACAACCGCGCCGCAGTCGAAGGCGACGACTACGCGATGAATAATGGGCTCATCCGGAGGCGACTTCATCTCCACCTCGGCGCAAGCGGCGACATAGCCTCCTTTTTCGAACCCGCCCGCGATGCCGTAACCGCGTCCCCGCGGCGGTCGCGCCTGCCATGCAAAGCGGTCGGCAGCCGCCTGGAACACCGCGCGCAGGCGCTCGTCTTTGAGGTTCTTGAGGCGGAAGGCGAGCGGATCCATGGCGATCGCATGCGCGAGTTCGTCCATGTGGGTTTCGCGCGCGAAGTGGTTGGCGGTCGCGGCCAGCGCCCGGTAGGAACCCTGGCGCAATGGCGAGCGCGAGGCAACGAACTCGATGCGCTGGTTGGGAACGTCGTACATGGTGCGGATTGCGGCTGCGCCCGAGTTGTAGTTGGTGAATTGCCAGGCAACCAGGGTGCCGTCCTTACGGATGCCGCTGCGGATCTCAATCACACCCGCGGGTCGGAAGTAGGCCCACTGGAACTCCTCCGCGCGCGTCCATGTCAGCTTCACCGGCCTGCCGGCAGCTTTGGCGAGGCGCGCGGCCTCAACGGCACACTCGCCAGTATGCTTGCCGCCGTAGGCGGAGCCGGTATCCGGGACGATGACGCGCACGCGCTCGAGCGGGAGGTGAAACGTTTGCGCCAATTCTTCCCGCACGGCAAACGGACGCTGCGTGCCCGTCCACACGGTGAGCTTGTCGCCGCTCCACTCCGCCACGGCAGCACGCGGTTCCAGCGGCGTGTGCGCAATGTACGCGACCGTGTA is a window of Terriglobales bacterium DNA encoding:
- a CDS encoding molybdopterin cofactor-binding domain-containing protein, whose amino-acid sequence is RLVKTIADDQQTTPPEKWQQAGRAVPRVNGRELVTGAHRYTSDLKRPGMLYGKVVRPNAIGATLVSCDDRAARQIAGVTVVRDGNFIGVAAPRPWLAAQAAQAVRAEWKSAPQPSSGEIFEYLKANLEPGGSRGNSAHVIGSVEQGLAEADIKLQQSYTVAYIAHTPLEPRAAVAEWSGDKLTVWTGTQRPFAVREELAQTFHLPLERVRVIVPDTGSAYGGKHTGECAVEAARLAKAAGRPVKLTWTRAEEFQWAYFRPAGVIEIRSGIRKDGTLVAWQFTNYNSGAAAIRTMYDVPNQRIEFVASRSPLRQGSYRALAATANHFARETHMDELAHAIAMDPLAFRLKNLKDERLRAVFQAAADRFAWQARPPRGRGYGIAGGFEKGGYVAACAEVEMKSPPDEPIIHRVVVAFDCGAVVNPDGLKNQIEGAVIQGLGGALFEAIEFSNGRITNGSMREYRVPRFVDVPPIEVVLLDRKDQPSAGAGETPIVGVAPAIGNAIFSATGERRRALPLVSQAPAASARKAAWPRRAR